One Luteimonas sp. MC1825 DNA segment encodes these proteins:
- a CDS encoding homoserine O-acetyltransferase encodes MTEFIPPGTRWIDLPSPFAIKRGGALLSGRVAYETWGRLDAACGNAVLILTGLSPDAHAAASEADPSPGWWEAMVGPGKAIDTDRWFVVCVNSLGSCKGSSGPASIDPATGAPWRLAFPELSIEDIADAAAHVVRALGINKLASVIGNSMGGMSALALLARHPGIARSHINISGAARALPFSIAIRSLQREAIRLDPNWNNGEYDEAHYPESGMRMARKLGVITYRSALEWDGRFGRVRLDSDRRDGEDPFGLEFEVESYLEAHARRFVRNFDPNCYLYLSRSMDWFDLGESCAGTTEAGLAAIQVERALAIGVATDILFPLQQQEQIADGLRAGGVQADFLGLPSPQGHDAFLVDFERFTPAVGGFLGAL; translated from the coding sequence ATGACCGAATTCATTCCGCCCGGCACGCGCTGGATCGACCTGCCCTCGCCGTTCGCCATCAAGCGCGGCGGCGCGCTGCTGTCGGGCCGCGTGGCCTATGAGACCTGGGGCCGGCTTGATGCCGCATGCGGCAACGCCGTGCTCATCCTGACCGGGCTGTCGCCCGACGCCCACGCCGCTGCCAGCGAAGCCGACCCGTCGCCGGGCTGGTGGGAGGCGATGGTGGGACCGGGCAAGGCGATCGACACCGACCGCTGGTTCGTGGTCTGCGTGAACTCGCTCGGCAGCTGCAAGGGCTCGAGCGGTCCGGCATCGATCGACCCCGCGACCGGCGCGCCCTGGCGCCTGGCATTCCCGGAGCTGTCGATCGAGGACATCGCCGACGCCGCCGCGCACGTGGTGCGCGCGCTGGGAATCAACAAGCTCGCGAGCGTGATCGGCAACTCGATGGGCGGCATGTCGGCGCTGGCCCTGCTCGCGCGCCACCCGGGCATCGCGCGCAGCCACATCAACATTTCCGGCGCGGCGCGCGCGCTGCCGTTCTCGATTGCGATCCGCTCGCTGCAGCGCGAGGCCATCCGCCTTGACCCCAACTGGAACAACGGCGAGTACGACGAGGCGCACTACCCGGAAAGCGGCATGCGCATGGCGCGCAAGCTCGGCGTCATCACCTACCGCTCGGCGCTGGAATGGGACGGGCGCTTCGGGCGCGTGCGCCTGGACTCCGACCGCCGCGACGGCGAGGACCCGTTCGGCCTGGAGTTCGAGGTCGAGAGCTATCTCGAGGCCCATGCGCGGCGCTTCGTGCGCAATTTCGATCCCAATTGCTACCTCTACCTCAGCCGCTCGATGGACTGGTTCGACCTGGGCGAGAGCTGCGCCGGCACCACCGAAGCGGGCCTGGCCGCCATCCAGGTGGAGCGCGCGCTGGCGATCGGCGTGGCCACCGACATCCTGTTCCCGCTGCAGCAGCAGGAGCAGATCGCCGACGGCCTGCGCGCCGGGGGCGTGCAGGCCGACTTCCTCGGATTGCCCTCGCCGCAGGGCCATGACGCGTTCCTGGTCGATTTCGAACGTTTCACGCCGGCGGTTGGCGGGTTCCTGGGCGCGCTGTAA
- a CDS encoding alpha/beta hydrolase, whose protein sequence is MPPAPMRVIRAALVATALCLLAACAPQQAAPAATPLPADFACQAGAWRTATGAPFVLSPVDDGLRYRLLDGRTGRFETTGHALGDTIAATEGWREAGPPSATAVFGACRRGRMQVAFGAEPPSTATRMPQEIRDVRFRSNGIELRGRLVLPLPTRSPLPLAVLVHGSESWSAVDRQALQYLLPAQGVATFVYDKRGTGASQGSYTQDFEVLADDAVAAMAEARRMAGSKYSHAGFVGGSQAGWVAPLAASRGKAGYVVALYGLAESPLAEDREEVMSVLRARGHGDDVLRKARELTDASGEVMASGFTRGFDQLATVRARYAGEAWLDDVEGEFSGELLRIPAWLPQWLVRSMARGRDVGTPWHHDPLPVLASLQVPQLWVLAGDDREAPPANTLARLQELQAQQRPIDIVLYPGTDHGIHEFTEVDGERVDLRNPEGYHALLAGWIHDLQLPDVATAARISPRRGVAVPQE, encoded by the coding sequence ATGCCCCCTGCCCCGATGCGCGTGATCCGCGCGGCCCTCGTCGCCACCGCGCTCTGCCTGCTGGCCGCGTGCGCACCGCAACAGGCCGCACCCGCGGCCACGCCCCTGCCTGCCGATTTCGCCTGCCAGGCTGGTGCATGGCGCACCGCCACGGGTGCGCCGTTCGTGCTGTCGCCGGTGGACGACGGCCTGCGCTATCGCCTGCTGGACGGACGCACCGGCAGGTTCGAGACCACGGGCCACGCACTCGGCGACACGATCGCGGCCACCGAGGGCTGGCGCGAGGCCGGCCCGCCATCGGCCACCGCGGTGTTCGGAGCATGCCGCCGTGGCCGCATGCAGGTCGCGTTCGGCGCCGAGCCGCCGTCCACCGCGACCCGCATGCCACAGGAGATCCGCGACGTGCGCTTCCGCAGCAACGGGATCGAACTGCGCGGACGCCTGGTCCTGCCGCTGCCAACGCGCTCGCCGCTGCCGCTGGCCGTGCTGGTGCATGGCTCGGAGTCATGGTCGGCGGTGGACAGGCAGGCACTGCAGTACCTGCTGCCGGCGCAGGGGGTGGCGACGTTCGTGTACGACAAGCGTGGCACCGGCGCGTCGCAGGGCAGCTACACGCAGGACTTCGAGGTGCTCGCCGATGACGCGGTCGCGGCGATGGCCGAGGCGCGGCGCATGGCCGGCAGCAAGTATTCGCATGCCGGTTTCGTGGGCGGCAGCCAGGCCGGCTGGGTGGCGCCGCTGGCGGCGTCGCGCGGCAAGGCGGGTTACGTGGTGGCGTTGTACGGCCTGGCGGAAAGCCCTCTGGCGGAAGATCGCGAGGAAGTCATGTCGGTGCTGCGGGCGCGCGGCCACGGCGACGACGTGCTGCGCAAGGCGCGCGAACTCACCGACGCCAGCGGCGAGGTCATGGCATCGGGCTTCACGCGCGGCTTCGACCAGCTTGCGACGGTGCGCGCACGCTACGCCGGCGAGGCCTGGCTGGACGATGTCGAGGGCGAGTTCAGCGGTGAACTGCTGCGGATCCCCGCATGGTTGCCGCAATGGCTGGTGCGCAGCATGGCGCGGGGTCGCGACGTGGGCACGCCGTGGCATCACGACCCGCTGCCGGTGCTCGCAAGCCTGCAGGTGCCACAGCTCTGGGTGCTGGCGGGAGACGATCGCGAGGCGCCGCCGGCCAACACGCTCGCACGCCTGCAGGAACTGCAGGCGCAGCAGCGGCCGATCGACATCGTGCTCTACCCGGGCACCGACCACGGCATCCACGAATTCACCGAAGTCGACGGCGAGCGCGTCGACCTGCGCAATCCCGAGGGCTACCACGCGCTGCTGGCAGGCTGGATCCACGACCTGCAGTTGCCGGACGTGGCGACCGCTGCACGCATCAGCCCACGGCGCGGCGTGGCGGTGCCGCAAGAATGA
- a CDS encoding DsbE family thiol:disulfide interchange protein, with protein sequence MNTPAPASRSRRLLALAIAGGFIVLVALLYYGVRQSDRPDRESLPSPLIGRAAPEFSLPVLHDASYRVGSADLRGQPYLLNIWGSWCPACRDEHPVLAKYAETKRIRVIGYNWKDEPADALRWLEQFGNPYWVVITDYEGRTAIQWGIYGAPETFLVDAQGIIRWKHIGPLTDEIVDDVLAPMVDAMAKEG encoded by the coding sequence ATGAACACGCCCGCACCCGCCAGCCGCAGCCGCCGGCTGCTTGCACTTGCCATCGCAGGTGGTTTCATCGTCCTGGTTGCGCTGCTTTATTACGGCGTCCGCCAGTCCGACCGCCCCGACCGCGAGTCGCTGCCTTCACCGCTGATCGGGCGCGCAGCCCCGGAGTTCTCGCTGCCGGTCCTGCACGATGCCAGCTACCGCGTTGGCAGCGCCGACCTGCGCGGCCAGCCCTACCTGCTCAACATCTGGGGTAGCTGGTGCCCGGCCTGCCGCGACGAACATCCGGTGCTGGCGAAGTATGCCGAGACCAAGCGCATCCGCGTCATCGGCTACAACTGGAAGGACGAGCCGGCCGATGCGCTGCGCTGGCTTGAACAGTTCGGCAATCCGTACTGGGTGGTGATCACCGACTACGAAGGCCGCACCGCCATCCAGTGGGGCATCTATGGCGCACCGGAAACGTTCCTGGTCGACGCCCAAGGCATCATCCGCTGGAAGCACATCGGGCCGCTGACCGACGAGATCGTCGACGACGTGCTGGCCCCGATGGTGGACGCCATGGCGAAGGAAGGATGA
- a CDS encoding cysteine dioxygenase family protein has product MTATANTIATAAPDIAFPGRERMLTAIDTAIASGDCHAVTAALRTVLCILIRDPEVRLPDCVHAPISGHYARRELYRSAVHGYSVVAMTWGPGQGTPIHDHAGCWCVEGVWNGELEITQYELLERDGDRVRFRAAGGIQAGPGSAGSLIPPHEYHTIRNASPDVVAVSLHIYEAPLECCSRFEPHSGEWYRRVDNTLQTDAA; this is encoded by the coding sequence ATGACTGCAACCGCCAACACCATCGCAACCGCGGCACCCGACATCGCGTTCCCGGGCCGCGAACGCATGCTCACCGCCATCGACACGGCCATCGCCAGCGGCGATTGCCACGCGGTCACCGCGGCGCTGCGCACCGTGCTGTGCATCCTGATCCGCGATCCCGAGGTCAGGCTTCCGGACTGCGTGCACGCCCCGATCTCCGGCCACTACGCGCGCCGCGAGCTGTATCGCAGCGCGGTGCACGGCTACAGCGTGGTCGCGATGACCTGGGGGCCGGGACAGGGCACGCCGATCCACGACCATGCCGGCTGCTGGTGCGTGGAAGGCGTGTGGAACGGCGAGCTCGAGATCACCCAGTACGAACTGCTCGAACGCGACGGCGATCGCGTCCGCTTCCGCGCCGCGGGTGGCATCCAGGCAGGCCCGGGCAGCGCCGGCAGCCTGATTCCGCCGCACGAGTACCACACCATCCGCAACGCCAGCCCGGACGTGGTGGCGGTGTCACTGCACATCTACGAAGCGCCGCTGGAATGCTGCTCGCGCTTCGAGCCGCATTCGGGCGAGTGGTACCGGCGCGTCGACAACACGCTGCAGACCGACGCCGCCTGA
- a CDS encoding cytochrome c-type biogenesis protein, whose product MTRTALLAFLACLLLAVLPPAPVIAQVVRDVAPLEFQDRAEERRFHALVSELRCVMCQNQSLADSDAAIAHDLRREVFDLMREGRSDAEIKTFLVERYGEFVLYRPQLGGGTWLLWFGPGIVLLLGAAALVHVVRKRAGVNRLTPDDDRQEW is encoded by the coding sequence ATGACGCGTACCGCACTGCTGGCGTTCCTCGCGTGCCTGTTGCTCGCGGTGCTGCCACCGGCGCCGGTCATCGCGCAGGTGGTTCGCGACGTGGCGCCCCTGGAGTTCCAGGACCGCGCGGAGGAGCGCCGCTTCCACGCGCTGGTGTCCGAGTTGCGCTGCGTGATGTGCCAGAACCAGTCGCTGGCCGATTCCGACGCGGCGATCGCCCACGACCTGCGCCGCGAGGTCTTCGACCTGATGCGCGAAGGCCGCAGCGATGCGGAGATCAAGACGTTCCTGGTCGAGCGCTACGGCGAATTCGTGCTGTATCGCCCGCAGCTCGGCGGCGGCACCTGGCTGCTGTGGTTTGGCCCGGGCATCGTCCTGCTGCTGGGCGCGGCGGCGCTGGTGCACGTGGTGCGCAAGCGCGCCGGCGTGAACCGCCTGACCCCCGATGACGACAGGCAGGAGTGGTGA
- a CDS encoding class III poly(R)-hydroxyalkanoic acid synthase subunit PhaC: MQGPLDITPAGLVAEFTRLQQKLGAGLQTLRVVDDVDFGATPRQEVWRDGKVVLYRFIGAKAPTAQVPLLIAYALVNRPYMVDLQDDKSLVRQLLARGEDVYIIDWGYPDRSDRYLTLEDYIERFIGGAVDHLRATHGLDAINLLGICQGGAFSLSYAALNPAKVRNLVTMVTPVDFHTDDNMLSNWTRGIDVDLFVDTLGNVPADMMNLCYLTLKPWRLFVQKYVGLADILDDKAALEDFLRMEKWIFDSPDQAGEAFRQFIKQFYQGNGFVNGGIVIGGREVHLGLVEMPVLNIYAEQDHLVPPSASRPMGGLVGTDDYSELSFRGGHIGIYVSGRAQKLVPDAIHGWLAER; encoded by the coding sequence ATGCAGGGTCCCCTCGATATCACTCCGGCCGGCCTCGTGGCCGAGTTCACGCGCCTGCAGCAGAAGCTGGGCGCCGGCCTGCAGACCCTGCGCGTGGTCGACGACGTCGACTTCGGCGCTACCCCGCGGCAGGAGGTCTGGCGCGACGGCAAGGTGGTGCTGTACCGCTTCATCGGCGCCAAGGCACCGACCGCGCAGGTGCCGCTGCTGATCGCCTACGCGCTGGTCAACCGCCCGTACATGGTCGACCTGCAGGACGACAAGTCGCTGGTGCGCCAGCTGCTCGCCCGCGGCGAAGACGTATACATCATCGACTGGGGCTACCCGGACCGTTCCGACCGGTACCTCACACTCGAGGACTACATCGAACGCTTCATCGGCGGCGCGGTCGACCACCTGCGCGCCACGCACGGCCTGGACGCGATCAACCTGCTCGGCATCTGCCAGGGCGGCGCGTTCTCGCTGAGCTACGCCGCGCTCAACCCGGCCAAGGTGCGCAACCTGGTCACCATGGTCACGCCGGTGGATTTCCACACCGACGACAACATGCTGTCCAACTGGACGCGCGGTATCGACGTGGACCTGTTCGTCGACACGCTCGGCAACGTGCCCGCCGACATGATGAACCTGTGCTACCTGACGCTGAAGCCATGGCGGCTGTTCGTCCAGAAGTACGTCGGCCTTGCCGACATACTCGACGACAAGGCCGCGCTGGAGGATTTCCTGCGCATGGAGAAGTGGATCTTCGACTCGCCCGACCAGGCAGGCGAGGCATTCCGCCAGTTCATCAAGCAGTTCTACCAGGGCAACGGCTTCGTCAACGGCGGCATCGTCATCGGTGGCCGCGAGGTGCACCTGGGCCTCGTGGAGATGCCGGTGCTCAACATCTACGCCGAACAGGACCACCTGGTGCCGCCGTCGGCATCGCGGCCGATGGGCGGCCTGGTGGGTACCGACGACTATTCGGAGCTGTCGTTCCGCGGCGGGCATATCGGCATCTACGTGTCCGGGCGCGCGCAGAAGCTGGTGCCCGACGCCATCCACGGCTGGCTGGCCGAACGATGA
- a CDS encoding cytochrome C biogenesis protein has protein sequence MAIVFMIALVLVALVATGLVALPLRKASPRAYAGVVAVVPVLALALYQMLGNPAALEAAARSVAAAPSGAAEQVDPAAFQAAVSELREALARNPDQPEGWQLLARSLKAQGDAAGANAAYAKALELVADDPALLVEAAQARAETHPRKLFDDSAFALLERAVALQPRDQRARWFIGIAQRQRGLDAEAAATWEALLPDVDAATALSLREQIAIARQAAGAAPGDAAGAATASAVPPAGPVSTSAGLRVKVSLDPDFAARVRLRGDATVFVMARAPDGPPMPVAAERHAIQDLPLDIVLDDADSPMPTSKLSHLRDVVVTARLSASGTAERSDNDIESAPVRVTLPSDATIELVIGAGRD, from the coding sequence ATGGCGATCGTGTTCATGATCGCGCTGGTGCTGGTCGCGCTGGTCGCCACAGGCCTTGTTGCGCTGCCGCTGCGCAAGGCATCACCGCGCGCGTACGCGGGCGTGGTGGCCGTGGTGCCGGTGCTGGCGCTCGCGCTGTACCAGATGCTCGGCAACCCGGCGGCGCTTGAAGCCGCGGCGCGCAGCGTCGCGGCTGCCCCGTCAGGCGCCGCGGAGCAGGTCGACCCGGCTGCGTTCCAGGCCGCCGTCAGCGAACTTCGCGAAGCGCTCGCGCGCAATCCCGACCAGCCCGAAGGCTGGCAGCTGCTGGCCCGCTCCCTCAAGGCGCAAGGTGATGCCGCAGGCGCGAACGCCGCCTACGCCAAGGCGCTGGAGCTGGTTGCCGATGATCCGGCACTGCTTGTTGAAGCCGCCCAGGCCCGCGCCGAGACGCATCCCCGCAAGCTGTTCGACGACAGCGCGTTCGCCCTGCTGGAGCGCGCGGTGGCCCTCCAGCCGCGCGACCAGCGCGCACGCTGGTTCATCGGCATCGCCCAGCGCCAGCGCGGCCTGGATGCCGAAGCCGCCGCCACCTGGGAAGCCCTGCTGCCCGATGTCGATGCCGCCACGGCGCTGAGCCTGCGCGAGCAGATCGCCATCGCGCGCCAGGCCGCCGGTGCTGCACCGGGCGATGCGGCCGGCGCCGCCACGGCCAGCGCGGTGCCGCCTGCCGGACCGGTCTCGACGTCCGCCGGCCTGCGCGTCAAGGTCAGCTTGGACCCGGATTTCGCCGCGCGTGTACGCCTCCGCGGCGACGCCACGGTGTTCGTGATGGCGCGCGCGCCGGATGGCCCGCCGATGCCAGTGGCCGCCGAACGCCACGCCATCCAGGACCTGCCGCTCGACATCGTGCTCGACGATGCGGACAGCCCCATGCCCACCAGCAAGCTCTCGCATCTGCGCGACGTGGTGGTGACCGCGCGCCTGTCCGCCAGCGGCACCGCGGAGCGCAGCGACAACGACATCGAGTCGGCGCCGGTGCGGGTCACGCTGCCCAGCGACGCCACCATCGAGCTGGTGATCGGTGCCGGGCGCGACTGA
- a CDS encoding PspC domain-containing protein gives MSTRPGLSRSREDRVLAGVIGGIARRFGWNSTLLRIIYVLVAAASIAFPGILVYLALWLLVPEDD, from the coding sequence ATGAGCACCCGTCCCGGGCTCAGCCGTTCGCGCGAGGACCGCGTGCTCGCCGGGGTCATCGGCGGCATCGCGCGCCGCTTCGGCTGGAACTCGACGCTGCTGCGGATCATCTACGTGCTGGTCGCCGCGGCGTCGATCGCATTCCCCGGCATCCTGGTGTACCTGGCGCTGTGGCTGCTGGTGCCCGAGGACGATTGA
- a CDS encoding heme lyase CcmF/NrfE family subunit: MLPELGQAALVLALLFALLQGVLPLAGASRGHVGWMAVARPAAVAQLVLVAAAYAALTAAFVGQDFSVRYVADNSNSLLPMVYRYTAVWGSHEGSLLLWSLMLAAWNAAVALTSGRMPLHFSARALGVIGLVAVGFLSFMLFTSNPFERLLPAALEGHDLNPLLQDPGMIIHPPMLYIGYIGFVVPFAFSIAALLEGDLDKRWLRWTRPWTNVAWGFLTLGIALGSWWAYYELGWGGWWFWDPVENASFMPWLVGAALLHSQAVSEKRGSFNSWTILLAIAAFSLSLLGAFLVRSGVLTSVHSFAADPSRGLFILAFLGIVIGGALLVYVLRAPKMQDGKPFAASSRETLLLVNNLLLASACAMVLLGTLYPLIADALDLGKISVGPPYFGTLFLVLMAPLVLLIPFGPLTRWQQEQPSRPLAMLAPWFALALALAVVAWFTAPQGAAKTAAGVGGAAWVAFGTLRFVWTRFRAKGGRFTAEMLGMTLAHLGVAVFVMGALLVEAQNVLRELPMTPGQTHEIGRYAFRFDGVERVPGPNYMADRGTVQVFRDDKPLTLLHPEKRAYASGGQVMTDAGIHAGVTADIFVALGEPLGGESWAVRLHVKPFVRWIWSGALLMALGGFVTAADRRFRLPPRDAQ, from the coding sequence GTGTTGCCCGAACTCGGCCAAGCCGCGCTGGTCCTCGCGCTGCTGTTCGCACTGCTGCAGGGCGTGTTGCCGCTGGCCGGCGCCAGTCGCGGCCACGTTGGCTGGATGGCGGTGGCGCGCCCCGCGGCGGTCGCCCAGCTGGTGCTGGTGGCCGCGGCCTATGCGGCGCTGACCGCGGCCTTCGTCGGCCAGGATTTTTCGGTGCGCTACGTGGCCGACAACTCCAACTCGCTGCTGCCGATGGTCTACCGCTACACCGCGGTGTGGGGCTCGCACGAGGGTTCGCTGTTGCTGTGGTCGCTGATGCTCGCCGCCTGGAACGCCGCGGTGGCGCTGACGTCCGGGCGCATGCCGCTGCATTTCAGCGCACGCGCGCTCGGCGTGATCGGCCTGGTGGCGGTGGGCTTCCTGTCGTTCATGCTGTTCACCTCCAACCCGTTCGAACGCCTGCTGCCGGCGGCGCTGGAAGGCCACGATCTCAACCCGCTGCTGCAGGACCCGGGGATGATCATCCATCCCCCGATGCTCTACATCGGCTACATCGGTTTCGTGGTGCCGTTCGCGTTCTCGATCGCCGCGCTGCTCGAAGGCGACCTCGACAAGCGCTGGCTGCGCTGGACGCGGCCGTGGACCAACGTCGCCTGGGGCTTCCTGACGCTGGGCATCGCGTTGGGCAGCTGGTGGGCGTACTACGAGCTCGGCTGGGGCGGCTGGTGGTTCTGGGACCCGGTGGAGAACGCGAGCTTCATGCCGTGGCTGGTCGGCGCCGCGCTGCTGCATTCGCAGGCGGTCAGCGAGAAGCGCGGCAGCTTCAACAGCTGGACCATTCTGCTCGCGATCGCGGCGTTCTCGCTGTCGCTGCTCGGCGCGTTCCTGGTGCGTTCGGGCGTGCTGACCAGCGTGCATTCGTTTGCCGCCGACCCGTCGCGGGGGCTCTTCATCCTCGCCTTCCTCGGCATCGTGATCGGCGGCGCGCTGCTGGTATACGTGCTGCGCGCGCCGAAGATGCAGGACGGCAAGCCGTTCGCCGCCAGCTCGCGCGAGACCCTGCTGCTGGTCAACAACCTGCTGCTGGCCTCGGCCTGCGCGATGGTGCTGCTGGGCACGCTGTACCCGCTGATCGCCGACGCGCTCGACCTCGGCAAGATCTCGGTCGGCCCGCCCTACTTCGGCACGCTGTTCCTGGTGCTGATGGCGCCGCTGGTCCTGCTGATCCCGTTCGGACCGCTCACCCGCTGGCAGCAGGAGCAGCCGTCGCGGCCGCTGGCGATGCTGGCACCCTGGTTCGCGCTGGCGCTTGCGCTCGCGGTCGTCGCCTGGTTCACCGCGCCGCAGGGCGCGGCCAAGACCGCGGCCGGCGTGGGCGGCGCCGCCTGGGTCGCGTTCGGCACGCTGCGCTTCGTGTGGACGCGCTTCCGCGCGAAGGGCGGCCGCTTCACCGCCGAGATGCTGGGCATGACCCTGGCGCACCTGGGCGTGGCGGTGTTCGTGATGGGCGCGCTGCTGGTGGAGGCGCAGAACGTGCTGCGCGAGCTCCCGATGACGCCGGGGCAGACACACGAGATCGGCCGCTACGCGTTCCGCTTCGACGGCGTGGAGCGGGTGCCAGGCCCCAACTACATGGCCGACCGTGGCACGGTACAGGTGTTCCGCGACGACAAGCCGCTGACGCTGCTGCATCCCGAGAAGCGTGCGTATGCGAGCGGTGGCCAGGTGATGACCGATGCCGGCATCCACGCCGGCGTGACCGCCGACATCTTCGTGGCGCTGGGCGAGCCGCTGGGCGGCGAAAGCTGGGCGGTGCGCCTGCACGTCAAGCCGTTCGTGCGCTGGATCTGGTCGGGCGCGCTGCTGATGGCCCTGGGTGGATTCGTGACCGCAGCCGACCGGCGCTTCAGGTTGCCGCCGAGGGACGCACAATGA
- a CDS encoding NRDE family protein yields the protein MCLIALAWRHHPRHLLAIAANRDEFHARPTAPAALDPGAPAVYGGRDLVQGGGWLQVSAQGRLAAVTNVRDGRADATPAPRSRGWLVRDFVRGSDGPVAFAAARVPGSDYGPFNAVFCDGDVLVHASNRPRQPPAPVAAGVHAMSNGAFDAAWPKSTHATRALAAWLESPLALADPMAVPTALDPLFSALADETHAPDGALPDTGVGLELERALSPPFVRGPRYGTRCSSVVLFGAAAVVFAERRYGPDGVPAGSSIALIPLPANENRCPLPRCA from the coding sequence ATGTGCCTGATCGCCCTCGCCTGGCGCCATCACCCGCGCCACCTGCTGGCGATCGCCGCCAACCGCGACGAATTCCATGCCCGCCCGACCGCGCCCGCGGCGCTGGATCCCGGTGCGCCAGCGGTCTACGGTGGCCGCGACCTGGTCCAGGGTGGCGGTTGGCTGCAGGTGTCCGCGCAGGGCCGCCTGGCCGCGGTGACCAACGTGCGCGACGGCCGCGCCGATGCCACGCCGGCGCCACGTTCGCGCGGCTGGCTGGTGCGTGACTTCGTCCGTGGCTCCGACGGCCCGGTGGCCTTTGCCGCGGCGCGCGTCCCCGGCAGCGACTACGGGCCGTTCAACGCCGTGTTCTGCGACGGCGACGTCCTGGTCCACGCCAGCAACCGGCCACGCCAGCCGCCCGCGCCGGTGGCCGCCGGCGTGCATGCGATGTCCAACGGCGCATTCGACGCCGCATGGCCCAAGAGCACGCACGCCACGCGCGCCTTGGCCGCGTGGCTGGAGTCGCCGCTGGCGCTGGCCGATCCGATGGCCGTGCCGACGGCACTCGATCCGCTGTTCAGTGCGCTTGCCGACGAGACACACGCGCCTGACGGTGCGCTGCCCGACACCGGCGTGGGCCTCGAGCTGGAGCGCGCGCTGTCGCCGCCGTTCGTACGCGGGCCGCGTTACGGCACGCGCTGCAGCAGCGTGGTGCTGTTTGGTGCCGCCGCGGTCGTGTTCGCCGAGCGCCGCTACGGACCCGATGGCGTGCCTGCCGGCAGTAGCATTGCCCTGATTCCACTACCCGCCAACGAAAACCGATGCCCCCTGCCCCGATGCGCGTGA